The Planctomycetota bacterium genome window below encodes:
- the xerC gene encoding tyrosine recombinase XerC: protein MWQAVVRYLKYLQVERNASPLTIKSYREDLTGLVQYLAHAHGGRAPKPETIGTPELRAYVATLHDSELAKSTIARRLASLRSFFRFGQRDGWAQANPARPLRNPRRNRPLPHFLSTAEVGQLLEAPRGRGALPLRDRAILETLYSAGLRVSELVGLNDADLDLESGLVRVRGKGRRERLSPIGSHAAAALRRWLAERDRQQRPPARGPAQRGGAPLFVNRFGTRLTSRSVGRLLEKYLRETGLDSRTSPHTLRHSFATHLLDRGADIRSVQELLGHKSLLTTQIYTHVSTATLRAAYERAHPRAQ, encoded by the coding sequence CTGTGGCAAGCGGTTGTGCGCTACCTGAAGTACCTGCAGGTCGAGCGCAACGCCTCGCCGTTGACGATCAAGAGCTACCGCGAGGATCTGACGGGACTCGTGCAATACCTGGCCCACGCCCACGGCGGTCGCGCCCCAAAGCCCGAGACGATTGGCACGCCTGAACTGCGGGCCTACGTCGCCACGCTGCACGACTCGGAACTGGCCAAAAGCACGATCGCCCGCCGGCTGGCGTCGCTGCGCAGCTTCTTTCGCTTTGGCCAGCGCGATGGCTGGGCCCAAGCGAACCCGGCCCGGCCGCTACGCAACCCGCGGCGCAATCGACCATTGCCGCACTTTCTTTCCACGGCTGAAGTCGGCCAACTGCTCGAAGCGCCGCGCGGGAGGGGAGCGTTGCCGCTGCGCGATCGGGCGATTCTCGAGACGCTCTACTCGGCCGGATTGCGCGTCAGTGAGTTGGTCGGGCTGAATGACGCCGACCTGGACCTGGAATCAGGCCTGGTCCGCGTGCGCGGCAAGGGGCGGCGCGAGCGGCTTTCGCCCATCGGTTCCCATGCCGCGGCTGCTCTGCGGCGCTGGTTGGCCGAGCGCGATCGACAGCAGCGCCCACCGGCGCGCGGGCCGGCGCAGCGCGGCGGGGCGCCGTTGTTCGTCAACCGATTCGGCACACGGCTCACCTCGCGCAGTGTCGGCCGCTTGCTGGAAAAGTATCTCCGCGAGACCGGCCTGGACAGCCGGACCAGCCCGCATACCCTTCGCCACAGCTTCGCCACGCACTTGCTCGATCGCGGGGCCGACATTCGTAGCGTCCAGGAGTTGCTGGGACACAAGAGTCTGCTGACCACGCAGATTTACACGCACGTCAGCACGGCCACCCTGCGGGCGGCGTACGAACGGGCCCATCCGCGAGCGCAATAG